A stretch of DNA from Juglans microcarpa x Juglans regia isolate MS1-56 chromosome 5D, Jm3101_v1.0, whole genome shotgun sequence:
ctaaaatcttttaattttcatattactcatattactgtaatatttatttttgcaatttcTGTAAGAGTTTTTGTGGCTTTACATATAGACTGCTACTTTAGAGGAATTGACTCAGAATTTTATAATTGGGTTCTTTTTCGTTTCCTAACTATAATGTGTTTTTTTCTATTGATACATATTCTTTTGCACTTCAATAAAATTGATtcagaattttatattttgtgacCAAGACCATGCTTTGGTTttgctaattttaaatttcattttaccacttctcatttttttttcctcggtTTGATTGCTTTAATTTATGCAGTGAAATACTATCATCATTACAAAGATTCTTTGTATCTCTTCTCACTTGTTAGATATAAGAACTGAATTTATAAAAGATTCTTTATATACCACTTATTTTGctcataattaaattttttttttttaacacaaagcatatttatattttataaaataacttatttttcgTTCAACCGGGCGAATGTGACTCACACATTGcccaagtatatatatatataaaagtgaacCAAGCCTAGCCAGCTATATAGGTTTTATATGTCTTATCATATTAATTGTAGCAGAAACTGTCCATCTAACACGCGATtgcaagagagaaagagaattTGCATAGTTGAGCCTAGCTAGCAGTTGATTATtgtttcttaaaacaaaattgTAGATCTTATTGGAAAGCAGGACCAGTCATGTACTGAGGACGTTGGTGTCCACTGAAAGTTGACATGAATAAAGGCCGcagaatataaaatttagagtaatgctagaagttattataacattatatattttatacttattatatagttggttctaattaattatttttaatatttatttaaatagatGTATAATCtagataatattatattatgtatataaaatagatactttcaatagtaatttttatctatatttattctaaaatttaactaaGTACGTGCTTAAACGTAGATCTTGAAACAGTACTGTTTATAAACGTTATTTATTATCATCAcactatatattaaatataaaatttattatttttatatttctatttaaatatacatattaacatattaatatatatatttaaataaaaataataataaaccacaTGTTGATGcaaagattataaatataaatttttatataggcCGGCAGAGGAGGAGGTTGAGGGCATTTACTCTCGACATATGGATGGATGGATAGATGGATCAAAGACTTTTTTCAACATATATCATCATCAGGTAGTGCTgcctctacatatatatatatatatgttatataatattagctAGTATATCTGAATCTCGACATGTTTTTCGTcttagtttttttcatttttgagcTATTTTCCACTAATTAAATAACTGTCAGGCCGTTCATAGTAAAAACCCTGCATGCAAAAGAAGTAGAAATTTAACCCAGGTTCGAGCCACAGCTGAATTGTCAATTCTAAACACTTCCAATTCGAACGTCGAAACAAGTTGacaaacacaagaaaatgatcattaggagctagctagctagctagatcggttatttttagttcatattatatatatatacaagtaatTTCAGTATAAATCTTAAATGTATAAgtcttttgcaatttttttttcttaaatatagaGTCGGTAGGTGAGCACGATTGCTTGCGGTGTGTCCTACACATACTCTGGTCCAttccatttcaaaattttcatacgCAGCATTTAAGCATATCATGAGTGGGTAACAATACCTTTACTATCTTATTATTTACctatttactatttaaatctatgtacttttatttttttcttcaactctaCCTTCTGCCCTTCTGTGATGGAGAGGAGGCTCTGCCTGATTCACGATGGTGAGGAGAGGTGTGAAAATGTTATGATCTGAGATtgtagttttgagttttagaagGAAATCAAAATTGACAGAGATTTGAGTCTCATAAAGGGTAGAGGGATTGAGAGGCACGTTCATAAAGCTAAGAGATTTGAATCTCTCATAATCAAACATAAAACTTATAACAGAAGAAGAGCAAAAGGGCAGAAGAtagaataggaaaaaaaaaaccacataaGCTTAGAAAGTAAACAATTAGTAGTGAGATAATAAGGATGGAGTGGTGCTATTCTGCTGTCCGAGTAGCACCGTTCGGTATTACCACTAgttacaaaattattatttttttttatgttcacatttgtttaatatattttaatatttttttaaaaaaaatatattaatatatttaaaattattttcttcccCATTtggtaacaaaaaaataaaaatacggAACGATCAAATATATTTGGACCGGCATGGTAGACTTTTTCATAAGGATATCAGTACAGCGGCTAGCCGAGGAGGGAAAAGTGGCATAATTGCATgcctttggttttttttcttttttttcttttttttttttttgttctctaatAAAGCATACATAtgatatcttattattattatcatacaAACTGCGTGGCAAGAAAACAATACCTAGAACCCCGTGCCCCTATTATTTCATTGCTCTACCTCCAAACAATCAAAGATAATATCTTATTatgttctttcttttatgcccttttatttatttcgttGAGCAAGACAATCCCGGTCTTTcctaatttcaattttacaacCACACGATAATTTATTGCCATCCAAAACAAAAGGGTGAATTATAActattctctctcattttgatgTGGGggtaatcattaaaaaaaacttcaaaatttaaaaaatatagaattataactatttttataacttttatacaattatgtgttaaatataagatatttttataaaacaattaataaaagtaCTATCACTTTACTTAAATACCCTCGATTTAGAAcaattgtataaatattataaaaaaagttgtaagtaTATCGTTACTATTTGACTTTTagctaattttctttttagattattaagagtttttatttttaattgccAGAGTGCAACTAAGATTTAAGATGGTTAATTCATTCAAAGTTAATCTAGGATTACAAATCTCTTATCTTTCACTTTCTTTCCCTCATTTATGGATTCTCTTGTATCTTTTTgcaaatttcttcttcctagTACTATGCCCTACATCAATTTTCCTTAATAAATTTTCCATGTGGCTTgtctaaacaaaacaaaatgtagCTTTcacaaccaaacccaaaacaatGATAGATTCtgctttttcatttattaaaaaatgcaattaaTGGACAACATAGAATATTAGAATTTAACATGAATAATGATATCGACACAACTTAATTATAacacatgttttaaaatgatagtatttttgtaaaatgattttatttttataatatattttataaaaatacatttcgttttaaaaataattgtgtaaTGTGATATGGGAAGTTAcgtgtatttattatttttcatattattataattagtaGAATGATCATGGCATGATTCCGTTGTAGTCTAGTTGGTTAGGATACTCGGCTCTCACCCGAGAGACCCGGGTTCAAGTCCCGGCAATGGAAATGGCAATTTTTTTGATCGTGGGCGTCACTCGGTGggaatattaaaaattatttctttatttttcctttccattttggATATTCTCGAGTCCCCGAGCAATGGATAATCGAATCCGTAGAGCAATGGATCTTAATAAGAGAACATCTTGGCTATTCTCGACGCTTCTGGGACAAATCACTGAACTCAACCGAACCGACTCTGCTAGTTCTGCGGAATATTTGAGTGGAGATTCTTTGAGAGATTTTGAAACTAGAATTCGAATTTCTCAGCTTTTCCTATATTTTCTTTGCagacaaaaaaagttaattGTACCGGCAAGCTTGGTCTGAGTTTTGTCGTCTCCTCATTATTTTGATCGGTGCTCATGGATTGCTTTTCTGTAAGCTGTTCGTGCTGCTTCGATTGCTTCGGAAAGTGGAACACCCCAAACAAGTAATTCTCTGTCTGCACACGCGCgtttattatgattattttttctttttgcttttatttttccagctctgtttttagttttgttttcagctctattttaaattttaaattttaaaataaaaataatattttatttaagcatacacaaaatcatatcatctcattattacaattttaatcaaatttttacataaaatataataaataatttaatttttttaaattacaaaataaaaattatattaaaaaattatattttaacaatattttattcaacttttaacaaaacatttcTTCTCATCAAAACTGCAACcttaatttttaactataatCTCATATAATCAAGCCATTTTTAATATATGGTCATCGAGCCATTTTTATATCATGTCTCTTGCATTGTCTTGCTGTACACTCTTTTCACTAATTCCTCGTCTTGGGAGGCACTCTTTCATGCTTATATGTGGGAATGAGAGGACAGGATTCTCCGTTCGGAATTTTCGGAACCCTTAGAACATAAAGCTCGTTGAAACAAAAAtggttgtttggaaaaaaataatcctttttTTACCTCTCTCCGATCTTTCACAAAAGGGTCGTCCACACCTAATCCCCAATACCTAATCCCAATACCAAGTCCATCAGGAGAAAAGCATACTACTGCACTCTTTCCTTATCTCTCCATGTGTTTCTCCCCTCTTCACACCAATCGAACCCATTTTATCCATAGCCGCTGCAAAAGCTTGAAAGAACTTTTGCTTATCCTTTGCCAAAGTTTGAACAATAGGTTTGGTCCGGGGGTCCAAAAATAAAGCTTGGTCAGAGGCCAGTAAGCCTAGTTTACCGATCAAATTCTCATAGTAAGCGTGGTCGAACAAGAATGGGGTGGTAACATCAAATGGAGCAACGATGTCTTTGTTGCCACCAAAATGGGGGCATGACATTCTGAGTGCCTTGAGGAGTCTTGGATCGATGGCTGGGTCGGGCTGCTTGGTGCCATTATAGTCATACAGCCTGCTTATGAAGTTGTCACAGTGGGCAAACCCTATTGTATGTGCACCCGAGAGGACGACCAGGTCCTCTAGTGCTAGCCCTTTTGAGTTAAAGAGTTTGAGCAGCTCCTCGACCGTGGAATTTGCGCGCGGGATATTGGAGGGTACACTTGATGCCATTGATATTCTTCCATCCCACCTTCCTTTTTTCACTTGGTAGTAAGGACCCCCTGCCTGCAGCACATGAATTGGATATCATTCGAGAGAGAAGAGTACTAGGATCGTGCTGTTTtatggaa
This window harbors:
- the LOC121265618 gene encoding peroxidase 19-like, which gives rise to MSVSSFSSSSSSSSTFVFTCFLIIFLLTPYPSNCAAKLSNTTRKTRQLSVDYYAKSCPQLEQLIGSVTSQQFKEEPVSGPATIRLFFHDCFVEGCDASILISSKPGSKMLAEKDAEDNKDLRVEGFETISKAKVLVESKCPDVVSCADILAIAARDYVHLAGGPYYQVKKGRWDGRISMASSVPSNIPRANSTVEELLKLFNSKGLALEDLVVLSGAHTIGFAHCDNFISRLYDYNGTKQPDPAIDPRLLKALRMSCPHFGGNKDIVAPFDVTTPFLFDHAYYENLIGKLGLLASDQALFLDPRTKPIVQTLAKDKQKFFQAFAAAMDKMGSIGVKRGETHGEIRKECSSMLFS